The sequence below is a genomic window from Streptomyces sp. B21-105.
AGGCCCGAGGTCGGGTGACCTGAGGTCAGGAAGCGTTGGCCTTCTCGTTCTCGGTCTTGACGGCGGCCGGCTTCGCGGCGACCGGGGCCGGCTTGGCGGCCTCGTAGAACTCCTCGCGCGGGGACTCCAGCGCGCCCAGCGCCACGACCTCGCGCTTGAGGAACATGCCGAGGGTCCAGTCGGCGAAGACGCGGATCTTGCGGTTCCAGGTCGGCATCGCCATGCCGTGGTAGCCGCGGTGCATGTACCAGGCGAGACGGCCCTTGAGCTTGATCTTCACCTTGCCCATGACGATCATCGCGACGCCCTTGTGGAGGCCGAGGCCCGCCACCGCACCCTTGTTGGAGTGCTCGTAGTCCTTCTGCGGGAAGCCCCGCATACCGGAGATCACGTTGTCGCCGAGAACCTTGGCCTGACGCAGCGCGTGCTGCGCGTTCGGCGGGCACCAGGCGTTCTCCACGCCGGCCTTGCGGGCGGCGACGTCGGGAACCTGGGCGTTGTCGCCCGCGGCCCAGATGTAGTCGGTGCCCTGGACCTGGAGGCTGGGGGCGGTGTCGACGTGACCACGCGGGCCCAGCGGGAGGCCGTAGCGGGCGAGGACCGGGTTGGGCTTGACGCCGGCCGTCCACACGATCGTGTGGGAGTCGACCTCGAGTCCGTTCTTCAGCACGACGTGGCCGTCGACGCAGGAGTCCATGGAGGTGGAGAGGTAGATCTCCACGCCGCGGCTCTCCAGGTGGG
It includes:
- a CDS encoding NAD(P)/FAD-dependent oxidoreductase, yielding MSTTERPRILVVGGGYVGLYAARRILKKMRYGEATVTVVDPRSYMTYQPFLPETAAGNISPRHVVVPLRRVLPKAEVLTGRVTTIDQDRKVATIAPLVGEAYELPFDYLVIALGAVSRTFPIPGLAEQGIGMKGVEEAIGLRNHVLEQLDKADSTTDEEIRRKALTFVFIGGGFAGAETIGEVEDLARDAAKYYKTVSREDMRFILVDAADKILPEVGPKLGQYGKAHLESRGVEIYLSTSMDSCVDGHVVLKNGLEVDSHTIVWTAGVKPNPVLARYGLPLGPRGHVDTAPSLQVQGTDYIWAAGDNAQVPDVAARKAGVENAWCPPNAQHALRQAKVLGDNVISGMRGFPQKDYEHSNKGAVAGLGLHKGVAMIVMGKVKIKLKGRLAWYMHRGYHGMAMPTWNRKIRVFADWTLGMFLKREVVALGALESPREEFYEAAKPAPVAAKPAAVKTENEKANAS